The Aptenodytes patagonicus chromosome 22, bAptPat1.pri.cur, whole genome shotgun sequence genome contains the following window.
AAACCGACAGCCTGGGTGCTGGGAAGGTGCCAGGCCAAATTGTTCCATCTGCTCCTCCGGCCCCACTATCGGGAAAGTAAGGGAGGAGCTCCCCACCCCCGGCCCTGGGAGCCCCAAAGAGTTGTCCCAAGGCTTGTTGCTCGCCCCGCAACCCGCGCCTGCAGGCTGCCCAGTTGCCGTGGCAGCGGGGTAGCAGTGGGGCGGGGCCAGAGAAGGGCGCTGCAGTGGCTGGCGGGAGGCCCTGCCTGTCACCGCCTGGCGGGCGCCATTGGCTGAGAAGCCAGGAAGAAGGTGGGCGGGCTCCTGGGAAAGCTCCTGCGGCGCCTGCTGTGGCGGCGGGTGGCAGTCTCCCTGTTGTAAACTGAAGCCGGGCCCTTCTGCGTGCCCTAGGCTGGTGCCACTTGCGGAgcctcccggggcggcgggagaaGGAGCGGTGCCAGGCTGGGCCTCTCCTCTCTAGATTAAATCTTAGGAACGCTTACTATCTccctcatttttaagaaaaaattaagtagaaGTTCTAACATTTTCCACATGCGCCCGGCCTCCCCTCAATGGATCTTCTTgcgcaccccactttggagaccaatCCTCTACACCGATCCGAATTGCCACATCTTTCCCCACACACacgctttttcttctttattatgtttgtccctcttcttttcctctggtttcagTCCAGGCTTTCTGGTTTGCCATCTTCCCATGAACCTGCACTCGATAAATGCAGGTGTACGCTGggtttccccagttgctcttcACAAGAAGTTTGACGTATGAAAAGGCTCTGGGAAGCGGCGCGTtctgtgaaggaaagagggaaaaggaaacggGGGGTGTTATGAGCGACAATGCAATCAATGTTTCTCCCCCTGccagtcctgctcctgctgaggaaCAAGCTCCTGAAAGTGGGTGGGAGCGGCTGTGGAAATCTGAGGCTCGCTGCTGGTAGCGGgtctgctggggaggctggggacacGGGAAGGGGGAAGGCACCTGGCATCCTCTGCATGCCGGCCCGGCTGGGGCTCAgtctccctgccctctgccccttccctctgttGCTTGCTCTGTGCTGACAGAGAGGCCGGGGAGGTGCTCCTATGCGTGGGGCAGCTGGTGTGCAACCCCACCGAGCTCCcgctgtctgctctgcctgctttcctcctggCAGGCGTGAGAGCACCAGGAGAGAAGGGGCATGCGATGTTGGGAGGAGAGGACGCTGGCCAGCCTGCCAGCAGGCCACAGGATGGAGCGACGGTGCTGCCCAATGGCTTTCGCCGCCAGGCGTCCCTGTTTCTCCACGGCACAAAGACGTTGCTCGGGTGGAGTGGCTGTgtgtgcagctggctctgctgaaggcagtgggtcCAGCCGGGGAATCTCTCGGGACTTGTGCTCCCACGGGCCTGACCCTGCCCTCGCTATCCTTTTGCTACCACCACCGTGTGCTACTCAGCCCTCCCAAGCCCGCCAGGTCTCTCTCGGCGGTGGTCTGGGCCCCTCTGCCCAGGGAGAAAGCATTCACGCTCTTCCTGCCATGGACTTGCAGGCAAACCTCTTTGGCTCCCTGGCATCTTGCCCCCGCGCGTGGACCGTACCTTCAGAGGGAAGGTCTGAATGAGCTCTTTCGCCACGTTGTACGTGAACGTCCCAAGGAGAGTCTCCTCTTCTCTGTCCGCGTCTACTCCCTCAGGGGCAAAGCACAAGGAGAGCAGCTCAGACTCGTCCCAACAAAGAGGCAACGTACGCGCTGCATCAGCCCTGTTATCTACCCACCCTCTCCTGGGGCTCTAGCAGCAGTCTAGCACTGGTTACGGTGGAGCTGAGTCTCCGCCTTGAGTTTTGGTCAAGAACCCTGAGGTGCTTGGCCAGAACAAGCCTTAAGAGGGATGAAACCTCTAGAGCCCTTCAAGTACCCTGCTAGCGCACCGCAGTGCTCAGGAGAGAGCAGGGCACAAACCTCAGAGGATGCACAAAAGCGAGCAAGACCCTGTCACGGCTTTCCCCCCGGGCCAGATCCCCGCCAGAAGCGCCCAGCAGAGACTTACAAAGACAGCGACGTCTCTGGGGGCGCTGATGACGGTCCCAGATGGAGAGACTTCTTTGGCAATGTGCTGCACAGTGACGGCAGTGAGATGGACTTGTGCTGGCAACCTGATGACCACCTGGCCCTGATGCCCTTGTAAAGGCCAGCAGTTTCCTGGGGAAACATCCGGCTGCAACCAGAACGCGAGAGCAATGAAGTGTGAGGGAGTGTTGGGGCCAACACAACTGCCCATGCAGCTTGAAGCGTAGGCGCCGGTGTGTCTGTGGTGCCTCGAAAATGAGGCGCCTGTGAGGAAATGGACAGAAGCAGGAggccttcttccctgcctgacAAAGGGGGCTCTCAGTATTACGGAGCAGAGGAGAATAGCGGTTATGAAACCATCCTAGTCAGGGGCCTAGCAGAAACACGTCTCTGCCCAGTGGCTCTGCAGGGCAcacccccggctcccgcctcccacccccaaaaaggTGCTGTTAGGGATGAGCGCGGAAACGGGGTCACCAGGGAGAAAGTCTTTCACCCAGCTGTGGCAGAGGACTGTGGGCAAGATGCAgcggctcggctcagctcagctccgtTCCCCTCCTGAGGGGAACCACTGATTTCTAGCAAGCCCAGCCCTGTGTTAGAGCTTTGGTTTCAGGAACCTGATCAACACTGTGGGCTTGAGCAGTACCACTGGACTGAGGGGAGAGCCCCTGAGGTCGGCCCCTAACttcacaggaaggaaggaaggaaaccgGCACCGATGATTTCTGCTACGATACCTGCAAAATAGTATCAGGAGGGTTGGCAGTGCGAAAGAACCATAAAACCCTGCAGCCCCAATTCTCTTTGCAGCTGTAGGTCTCGGAAGTTCTCTGCACGTCGATGGTGGCACCTGTAAGGAAGGGAGAGCACGTGACTGCAAGAGGCCACAGACTAGGAGGACTTGGTGCTCAGACACTATTTCTGATGTTGCGGGCCAGCTCCACGTCTGTCAGTCCTGTCCTCATCACCACGCTGGTGGGGGTGCCCAGCTGTTCAGGGGAATGATGGCAGCCACGTGCCTGGTGGCTGCTTCTCTCACAGTGCCACGAGGAGAAGGTCTGAGGGTTCTCGGAGACAGCAGGCACCCACGTGAATGACAGCAGACCGAAGCTGAGGGCTTGCTGCATGGGCAGCAAAGGACGGCCCAGCCATTCCCTTTTTAAATGCAGTGGAGAGGAAGAGAGCCCCTCCATCAGCACAGGAACACGTGCGGGGGCAGTGCCAGAGGCAGCCCTGCGAAGGCCAAGGGCAGGACTGGGAGGGAGTCTGAGAGCGCCActctgccacagccttgctctTGGACCCCATGAAGCGTTTAAGCTCCCCCACTTTGGAGAGCAGCGCCTGGAGCGCAGGCTCCTTTGGGGAGTGCTACAGACAAGCGCAGGCCAAGGAGACTGGGCTGCTTGTGTCCATACCAGAGCTTTTCAGGGCCCAGTCAGACATCTGGACGTAGACTTCCGAAGCCATCTCGGATGCCGCCTGGTTCACTTTCTGAACTTCCTGGGCATgccataaacaaacacagaaaaggatcACATCAGCGGGCAGTTCGGCATGGC
Protein-coding sequences here:
- the LOC143170222 gene encoding SUN domain-containing protein 5-like, with protein sequence MALQKKRFLKVVFLLLPVALAGVYCGTSLPAWTMPAKGLREELTRVSAADLKTLRHSSALLAEQTQKMQLLLEEVAQLRAELSSVKEVQKVNQAASEMASEVYVQMSDWALKSSGATIDVQRTSETYSCKENWGCRVLWFFRTANPPDTILQPDVSPGNCWPLQGHQGQVVIRLPAQVHLTAVTVQHIAKEVSPSGTVISAPRDVAVFGVDADREEETLLGTFTYNVAKELIQTFPLKNAPLPRAFSYVKLLVKSNWGNPAYTCIYRVQVHGKMANQKAWTETRGKEEGQT